From a single Streptomyces sp. 1331.2 genomic region:
- a CDS encoding PRC-barrel domain-containing protein — MIQIGDIREWRTHDVVDADGSKIGTLEAIYVDTSTDEPAMATVQIGMPTQHRLVFVPLNDASVGPGYLKVAYDKALVRDCPAIGMDDILPAEDEDAVFQHYGLAYQKGAGGERQLARR, encoded by the coding sequence ATGATCCAGATAGGGGACATCCGCGAGTGGCGTACCCACGACGTCGTCGATGCCGACGGGAGCAAGATCGGGACGCTGGAGGCGATCTACGTGGACACCAGCACGGATGAGCCGGCCATGGCGACCGTCCAGATCGGCATGCCCACCCAGCACCGGCTGGTCTTCGTCCCCTTGAACGACGCGAGCGTCGGACCGGGCTATCTCAAGGTTGCCTACGACAAGGCGCTCGTGAGGGACTGCCCTGCCATCGGCATGGATGACATCCTGCCTGCTGAGGACGAGGACGCCGTCTTCCAGCACTACGGCCTGGCCTACCAGAAGGGTGCCGGCGGCGAGCGGCAGCTCGCCCGCCGCTGA
- a CDS encoding tyrosine-type recombinase/integrase: protein MRSSARNGRVYRRCGCRDPQLKQLGTRCPRLAADTDHGTWTFAVDLPANGNRHTLRRGGFPTEETARTALRRVLEGQDGGFSADPNQTVADYLTAWLQTKALTVKPTTLVRYRDYVTNDLIPNLGRIRLDELSHWHVADFAHAQIAHGRGRVTLYRCLATLSSALGDAVRQDRLPHNPARPSVLPRPASPERRIWTADEAARFLRYCHQADPFLADLFEVLIGTGMRRGEVLGLHWDDVHLDQHVLYVRYTLSAIDNARTVLTAPKTSSSKNWVAISPRVGTALRHRAATQGPIPPGALVFCKLDGQPLRPQRILDRLRQLSAQAGVPTIRVHDLRHLAATLPITAGVPLVTVSKTLRHGTLSTTANIYDHLTRQAAHDAVDTIAAILAAADKNAAHSRWPRWLRPHRDHPTQLPKQPRNVKLPAAAAA, encoded by the coding sequence ATGCGCTCCTCAGCCCGCAACGGCCGCGTCTACCGCCGATGCGGCTGCCGCGACCCACAGCTCAAGCAACTCGGCACCCGCTGCCCCCGCCTCGCCGCCGACACCGACCACGGCACCTGGACCTTCGCCGTCGACCTCCCCGCCAACGGAAACCGCCACACTCTCCGTCGCGGCGGCTTCCCTACCGAGGAGACCGCCCGCACCGCCCTCCGGCGGGTGCTCGAGGGCCAGGACGGCGGGTTCAGCGCCGACCCCAACCAGACCGTCGCCGACTACCTCACGGCCTGGCTCCAGACCAAGGCCCTCACCGTCAAGCCCACCACCCTGGTCCGCTACCGGGACTACGTCACCAACGACCTCATCCCGAACCTCGGCCGCATCAGGCTCGACGAGCTCAGTCACTGGCACGTCGCCGACTTCGCCCATGCCCAGATCGCCCACGGCCGCGGCCGGGTGACCCTGTACCGCTGCCTCGCCACCCTCTCCAGTGCCCTCGGCGACGCCGTCCGACAAGACCGCCTCCCCCACAACCCCGCCCGCCCGAGCGTCCTGCCCCGGCCAGCGTCACCCGAGCGGCGCATCTGGACCGCGGACGAAGCCGCCCGGTTCCTGCGCTACTGCCACCAGGCCGACCCGTTCCTGGCCGACCTGTTCGAAGTCCTCATCGGCACCGGCATGCGCAGGGGCGAAGTCCTCGGCCTGCACTGGGACGACGTCCACCTCGACCAGCACGTCCTCTATGTCCGCTACACGCTCTCCGCCATCGACAACGCCCGTACCGTCCTCACCGCACCGAAAACCAGCAGCAGCAAGAACTGGGTCGCCATCTCGCCGCGGGTCGGCACCGCGCTCCGGCACCGCGCCGCCACCCAAGGCCCCATCCCGCCCGGCGCCCTGGTCTTCTGCAAGCTGGACGGCCAACCACTGCGCCCGCAACGCATCCTGGACCGGCTCCGTCAACTGTCGGCCCAAGCCGGCGTCCCCACCATCCGCGTCCACGACCTGCGCCACCTCGCCGCCACGCTCCCCATCACCGCCGGCGTCCCCCTCGTCACGGTCTCCAAGACCCTGCGGCACGGCACGCTCTCCACCACCGCCAACATCTACGACCACCTCACCCGACAGGCAGCCCACGACGCCGTCGACACCATCGCCGCCATCCTCGCCGCAGCAGACAAGAACGCCGCCCACAGCCGCTGGCCCCGCTGGCTGCGACCACACCGCGACCACCCGACGCAGCTCCCAAAGCAGCCGAGAAACGTCAAACTCCCTGCGGCAGCCGCCGCTTAG
- a CDS encoding DUF6928 family protein produces the protein MYADGDVPCRLGEVGEADLGRTTAMMRCLYPGWVIEAAAGSNLWDGVYPPDGRAYAGSWPGVELVCDRRVMVDLPSQLPDELVAASAGRRMVLHAMHSVVDWLAFGVWEDGRLIRSLSLSPDSGIVENIGEPLPFEVPYWAGERRAEVIPWPDEDDEPYALPFHPLEMGEDALRALCGFIVEGRPDPGDVDADAIGLHGFLVRDPDAPDPAVKEAALRAAAAMGPPRTYVLGPDGTLIKRDAL, from the coding sequence GTGTACGCCGACGGGGACGTGCCTTGTCGCCTGGGGGAGGTGGGTGAGGCGGACCTGGGGCGGACGACCGCCATGATGCGGTGCCTGTACCCGGGCTGGGTGATCGAAGCGGCTGCCGGCTCGAACCTGTGGGACGGGGTCTACCCTCCGGACGGTCGGGCCTACGCGGGGAGCTGGCCAGGGGTGGAGTTGGTCTGCGATCGACGTGTGATGGTCGATCTGCCGTCTCAACTGCCGGATGAGCTGGTGGCGGCAAGCGCGGGCCGGCGGATGGTGCTGCACGCCATGCACAGCGTGGTTGACTGGCTGGCCTTCGGTGTGTGGGAGGACGGGCGCCTCATCCGCTCGCTGAGTCTGTCCCCGGACAGCGGGATCGTCGAGAACATCGGCGAGCCGCTGCCCTTCGAGGTGCCCTACTGGGCTGGGGAGCGCCGTGCGGAGGTCATCCCTTGGCCGGACGAGGATGACGAGCCGTACGCGCTACCGTTTCACCCGCTGGAGATGGGCGAGGACGCACTGCGTGCGCTCTGCGGGTTCATCGTGGAAGGCCGCCCGGATCCCGGTGACGTGGATGCGGACGCCATCGGGCTTCACGGTTTCCTCGTGCGGGATCCAGATGCTCCGGATCCCGCAGTGAAGGAGGCCGCGCTCAGGGCCGCGGCAGCCATGGGGCCGCCGCGTACCTATGTGCTGGGCCCTGACGGCACGTTGATCAAGCGGGATGCTCTCTGA
- a CDS encoding DUF2267 domain-containing protein: MTLRWEAFPDQVQERGEYDAPQEAERAARVVLALLGAHLVGDVRAELAARLPETLALILLNPLQAAESLSPERFVRATAAWIGGATEVTALWDIGAVLSTAADAAGDDLMNQVLLQLPPGYDLLFGRPAPGQRP; encoded by the coding sequence GTGACTCTTCGATGGGAGGCGTTCCCGGACCAGGTCCAGGAACGCGGCGAATACGACGCACCCCAGGAGGCGGAGCGGGCGGCCCGCGTCGTCTTGGCCCTGCTCGGCGCCCACCTGGTCGGCGACGTACGCGCCGAACTGGCCGCGCGCCTGCCCGAGACCCTCGCTCTGATCCTGCTCAACCCCCTGCAGGCCGCCGAATCGCTCAGCCCCGAACGGTTCGTGCGCGCCACCGCGGCCTGGATAGGAGGCGCCACCGAGGTCACCGCCCTGTGGGACATCGGAGCCGTCCTCAGTACCGCAGCCGATGCCGCCGGCGACGACCTCATGAATCAGGTACTGCTCCAACTGCCGCCCGGCTACGACCTCCTGTTCGGCCGCCCCGCCCCCGGCCAACGCCCCTGA
- a CDS encoding site-specific integrase codes for MRKGEALALHWNDVHLNHGVLFVRYSLAAVDNNRLVLTPPKTRTSKNWVAISPRVATALRNRADDRAPAPAGAPGGGLVFHRPDGRSLHPEYVLNHFHDLSRAADVSRTTVRDLRHLDLRHLAATISITAGVPLTVLSKTLRHSTLSTTANIYSHLTARAARDAVDTIDKTLTAIDRTGTPETRIPRPRPPSDHNPQLRNQLTLIKRSEGEPSYQNNAQPPPGGCDHTATTSRRNIKKAAPARSGNGLRPAVMQVGTTGFEPATP; via the coding sequence ATGCGCAAAGGCGAAGCCCTCGCGCTCCACTGGAACGACGTCCACCTCAACCACGGCGTCCTGTTCGTCCGCTACTCACTCGCCGCCGTCGACAACAACCGCCTCGTCCTCACCCCACCCAAGACCCGCACCAGCAAGAACTGGGTCGCCATCTCGCCACGCGTCGCCACTGCCCTCCGCAACCGCGCAGACGACCGAGCCCCCGCACCCGCCGGAGCCCCCGGCGGTGGTCTCGTCTTTCACCGCCCCGACGGCCGGTCGCTCCACCCCGAATACGTCCTCAACCACTTCCACGACCTCAGCCGCGCTGCCGACGTCTCCCGCACCACCGTCCGTGACCTACGCCACCTCGACCTACGCCACCTCGCCGCCACCATCTCCATCACCGCCGGCGTCCCTCTGACCGTGCTCTCCAAGACCCTGCGGCACTCGACCCTGTCGACGACCGCGAACATCTACAGCCATCTCACCGCCCGGGCCGCCCGCGACGCCGTAGACACCATCGACAAGACCCTCACCGCCATCGACAGAACCGGCACCCCGGAAACCCGCATACCCAGACCGCGACCACCCAGCGACCACAATCCGCAGCTCCGCAACCAGCTCACCCTCATCAAGAGGTCGGAAGGAGAACCGAGTTACCAGAACAACGCCCAACCACCGCCAGGCGGATGCGACCACACTGCGACCACCAGCCGACGGAACATCAAAAAGGCCGCTCCCGCCAGAAGCGGAAACGGCCTACGACCTGCAGTGATGCAAGTCGGGACGACAGGATTTGAACCTGCGACCCCTTGA
- a CDS encoding YqaE/Pmp3 family membrane protein, with protein MVKVLLVLLCLVLPFLAVLIKDGPSIKVLWAFLLQLCGHVPGVIYGIYQVVKD; from the coding sequence ATGGTCAAGGTCCTTCTGGTGCTGTTGTGCCTGGTCCTGCCGTTCCTGGCAGTGCTGATCAAGGACGGGCCGAGTATCAAGGTGCTCTGGGCCTTCCTCCTCCAGCTGTGCGGCCACGTGCCCGGGGTCATCTACGGCATCTACCAGGTGGTGAAGGACTGA
- a CDS encoding HEAT repeat domain-containing protein, giving the protein MITPGEPPAGIESVPHPKAVLLDTPWAELSHAYGSAEDTPTPLVGLLDDDPEVQAHALGHLQMSVLHQGSLYSSTAPVALFVAGILDHPRTSAAHESEYPWDDRARPLRAALLEWLGEIAESVGYYDDREQDPEYDDPADIAACRAARPAIHQAVAPYLSDPDPVVREAAVGAAGHLLKAPELRDRIPDAAARLRITLTASGNRRERAVAVLTLVAWAQDTSDLLTDQDPAIRACAALAPLPSADPRPTAILLEALSDPHTADHWFDAEPLPQLDGWFRFTLLHALLARTTTLEEVLDASLALMPMANDFTVERDWGPLLLRAFPDGNADEVALTDAQYRLLSAIAAKDDCWGNIGNKITWLRRAGLPTEREYFRALLTNRDRAPDF; this is encoded by the coding sequence GTGATCACTCCTGGTGAGCCGCCTGCCGGCATCGAATCGGTCCCGCACCCCAAGGCCGTCCTGCTCGACACGCCCTGGGCGGAGCTCAGCCACGCGTACGGATCGGCCGAGGACACACCCACCCCGCTGGTCGGCCTGCTGGACGACGACCCCGAGGTCCAGGCCCATGCCCTGGGCCACCTGCAGATGTCGGTCCTCCACCAAGGCTCGCTCTACAGCAGCACCGCGCCGGTCGCACTGTTCGTGGCCGGCATCCTGGACCATCCGCGCACCTCGGCCGCGCACGAGAGCGAGTACCCGTGGGACGACCGGGCCCGCCCACTTCGCGCCGCGCTACTGGAGTGGCTGGGCGAGATCGCCGAGTCGGTCGGCTACTACGACGACCGCGAGCAGGATCCCGAGTACGACGACCCGGCCGACATCGCTGCCTGCCGCGCCGCCCGTCCCGCGATCCACCAGGCGGTGGCTCCCTACCTGAGCGATCCCGACCCTGTGGTTCGCGAGGCCGCTGTCGGCGCTGCCGGCCACCTTCTCAAGGCCCCCGAACTCCGGGACCGGATACCCGACGCAGCCGCTCGGCTGCGCATCACCCTGACCGCAAGCGGGAACCGGCGCGAGCGCGCCGTGGCCGTTCTGACCCTCGTAGCCTGGGCGCAGGACACCAGCGACCTGCTCACCGACCAGGATCCGGCAATCCGTGCCTGCGCCGCCCTCGCCCCACTCCCCTCCGCCGACCCGCGCCCCACCGCCATCCTTCTGGAGGCACTGTCGGACCCGCACACCGCCGACCACTGGTTCGACGCTGAACCCCTGCCCCAACTCGACGGATGGTTCCGCTTCACCCTCCTCCACGCCCTGCTCGCCCGCACCACCACCCTGGAAGAAGTCCTTGATGCCTCCTTGGCCTTGATGCCCATGGCCAACGACTTCACCGTCGAACGCGACTGGGGACCGCTCCTTCTGCGCGCCTTCCCCGACGGCAACGCCGACGAGGTGGCCCTCACCGACGCTCAGTACCGACTCCTCAGCGCCATCGCGGCCAAGGACGACTGCTGGGGCAACATCGGTAACAAAATCACATGGCTGCGCCGAGCTGGACTACCGACAGAACGAGAGTACTTCCGCGCGCTCCTGACAAACCGCGACCGGGCCCCCGACTTCTGA
- a CDS encoding CsbD family protein yields MSIAKKIAHQAEAVKGGAKKTVGRVTGNRRLQAEGRGDQVKGNTKQAGAKIKDAFKH; encoded by the coding sequence ATGAGTATCGCCAAGAAGATCGCGCACCAGGCCGAAGCGGTCAAAGGCGGCGCCAAGAAGACCGTCGGCCGCGTCACCGGGAACCGGCGCCTGCAGGCCGAAGGCCGCGGTGACCAGGTCAAGGGCAACACCAAGCAGGCCGGAGCGAAGATCAAGGACGCCTTCAAGCACTGA
- a CDS encoding DUF2267 domain-containing protein: MTRHRRPIQQVRTLGRYPSEEEAERVLDAVLAVLGSQLTGDERCDLATALPGQARATFAFQIPLPEPVAAPFVEAVARTLNTSLTAARWNASSVLAALADLAGERLTDRLLAHLPRGYALLFGRADLTTAA, encoded by the coding sequence ATGACCCGGCACCGCCGCCCGATCCAGCAAGTCCGCACCCTCGGCCGCTACCCCAGCGAGGAGGAAGCCGAACGCGTCCTGGATGCGGTCCTCGCCGTGCTCGGCTCCCAGCTCACCGGCGACGAACGCTGCGACCTCGCCACAGCACTGCCAGGCCAGGCCCGCGCCACCTTCGCCTTCCAGATCCCGCTGCCCGAACCCGTCGCAGCTCCCTTCGTCGAAGCCGTCGCCCGCACCCTGAACACCAGCCTCACCGCAGCCCGGTGGAACGCCTCCTCCGTCCTGGCAGCCCTGGCGGACCTCGCAGGCGAACGGCTCACCGACCGCCTCCTCGCCCACCTGCCCCGCGGCTACGCGCTCCTGTTCGGCCGCGCCGACCTCACCACCGCCGCGTAG
- a CDS encoding DUF4240 domain-containing protein, whose product MDIDGFWNVIGVARSQSSGPHGKSFAEALVDQLAGLSQEEILGYQERFDEVHGAVYRWDLWAAAYLIGGGCSDDSFMDFRAGLVALGRDWYELVAARPDALADYPAVIEAAARGDDYVIFAEDVNYAAGYAFERLTGDADAFHGAWKRHRAGQDLDAELGCDMGEDFDFDDADEMHRRLPRLAALYLGAAAG is encoded by the coding sequence ATGGACATCGACGGGTTCTGGAATGTGATCGGGGTAGCGCGGTCCCAAAGCAGCGGTCCGCATGGTAAGTCGTTCGCCGAGGCGTTGGTCGACCAGCTGGCGGGGCTCTCGCAGGAGGAGATCCTCGGCTATCAGGAGCGATTCGACGAGGTGCACGGCGCCGTGTACCGCTGGGACTTGTGGGCTGCCGCCTATCTCATCGGGGGAGGCTGCTCGGATGACAGCTTCATGGACTTCCGGGCTGGCCTGGTTGCCCTCGGGCGGGACTGGTACGAGCTGGTAGCCGCTCGCCCGGACGCTCTGGCGGATTACCCCGCAGTGATCGAGGCCGCGGCCCGGGGTGACGACTACGTGATCTTCGCCGAGGACGTGAACTACGCGGCCGGCTACGCGTTCGAGCGCCTGACGGGTGACGCCGATGCCTTCCACGGGGCGTGGAAGCGCCATCGGGCAGGGCAGGATCTGGATGCGGAGCTGGGGTGCGACATGGGTGAGGACTTCGACTTCGACGACGCTGACGAGATGCACCGTCGCCTTCCCCGCCTTGCTGCCCTCTACCTCGGCGCAGCCGCCGGCTGA
- a CDS encoding ribosomal protein L7/L12 yields the protein MTAYFTLVCDDIPHNVVLLGAGPSPLEVAKTFRTVTGGGLWHAKQTVTDTPPVLLFEGIEEKAARRHAEDLRAAGATVTVEPWVREHPA from the coding sequence ATGACCGCCTACTTCACGCTCGTCTGCGACGACATCCCCCACAACGTGGTGCTCCTCGGCGCCGGCCCCAGCCCGTTGGAGGTCGCGAAGACGTTCCGCACAGTGACAGGCGGCGGCCTGTGGCACGCGAAGCAGACCGTGACCGACACACCCCCGGTCCTGCTCTTCGAAGGGATAGAGGAGAAGGCCGCGCGACGGCATGCCGAGGATCTGCGCGCAGCCGGTGCCACGGTCACGGTGGAGCCATGGGTCAGAGAGCATCCCGCTTGA
- a CDS encoding HD domain-containing protein, producing MTLNALQRALTLPGDPVLRPLPCQVAVLLEELQAPPRLAAHLRAVHDVAHQLVVWVERHYPQLDFDRHAVLFGAATHDIGKILHPEELSRPGSAHEMAGRDLLIARGVTEDLARFARSHASWNAPGISTDDLLVSLADKVWKGKRVTDLEQLLIERLAEAGRQQLWEAFAALDDVLDHIAQDAERRLAFQAEHPVAPGIG from the coding sequence ATGACCCTCAATGCTCTGCAGCGAGCGCTCACCCTGCCCGGCGATCCCGTACTGCGACCGCTCCCGTGCCAGGTCGCCGTCCTCCTCGAAGAGTTGCAGGCCCCGCCCAGGCTCGCGGCCCATCTCCGGGCCGTCCACGATGTCGCCCACCAACTGGTCGTCTGGGTCGAACGGCACTACCCGCAGCTGGACTTCGACCGGCATGCCGTCCTCTTCGGCGCCGCCACCCACGACATCGGGAAGATCCTGCACCCCGAGGAGCTCTCCCGGCCCGGTTCCGCGCACGAGATGGCCGGGCGCGACCTGCTGATCGCCCGGGGAGTCACCGAGGATCTCGCCCGCTTCGCCCGCAGCCACGCATCGTGGAACGCCCCCGGCATCAGCACCGACGACCTGCTGGTGAGCCTCGCCGACAAGGTCTGGAAGGGCAAGCGCGTCACTGATCTCGAACAACTGTTGATCGAGCGCCTTGCCGAAGCCGGCCGCCAGCAGCTGTGGGAAGCGTTCGCAGCACTCGACGATGTTCTCGACCACATCGCGCAGGATGCCGAACGCAGGCTGGCCTTCCAAGCTGAGCACCCGGTCGCGCCCGGCATCGGATGA
- a CDS encoding YihY/virulence factor BrkB family protein has protein sequence MSRHENEHRHTSTADETRPATRGASPAESPTDLPKRSWWGVLKRTTKQFKADSLSDAAAALTYHGLLAIFPALLALVSILGLIGSSATKPLLDHIRDLGPGSARQILTTVVQQLQNAQGKAGIALAIGIILALWSASGYTAAFMRAANHVYGIDEGRPLWKTLPTRLALTIVLVVLLALTATGVVFTGTLATKTGKLLGVSENAVQVWGIAKWPILVIIVTAMVTLLYWAAPNAKRPKLRWILPGSLVAVALWIIASGAFALYVANFSSLNSTYGSIGAVILFLLWLWVSNVAILLGLEFNFELERGRGIAAGHPPEEEPHPEPRDTRKPPPDTPHHHDRPRH, from the coding sequence ATGTCACGACACGAGAACGAACACCGGCACACAAGCACAGCTGACGAGACCAGGCCCGCCACCCGTGGCGCCAGCCCTGCCGAGAGCCCGACCGACCTGCCCAAAAGGTCGTGGTGGGGAGTCCTGAAACGCACCACCAAGCAGTTCAAGGCCGACAGCCTCAGCGACGCCGCAGCCGCGCTCACCTACCACGGCCTGCTGGCGATCTTCCCCGCCCTGCTCGCGCTGGTGTCGATCCTGGGGCTGATCGGCAGCTCCGCCACCAAGCCGCTGCTCGACCACATTCGTGACCTCGGCCCCGGGTCCGCCCGCCAGATCCTCACCACCGTCGTGCAGCAACTCCAGAACGCCCAGGGCAAGGCAGGCATCGCACTGGCCATCGGAATCATCCTCGCCCTGTGGTCCGCCTCCGGCTACACCGCGGCCTTCATGCGCGCCGCCAACCACGTCTACGGCATCGACGAAGGCCGCCCACTCTGGAAGACCCTGCCCACACGACTCGCCCTGACCATCGTCCTCGTCGTGCTCCTCGCCCTCACCGCTACCGGTGTCGTCTTCACCGGCACCCTGGCCACCAAGACAGGGAAGCTCCTCGGAGTCAGCGAAAACGCCGTACAGGTCTGGGGCATCGCCAAATGGCCGATCCTCGTCATCATCGTCACTGCGATGGTCACCCTGCTCTACTGGGCCGCGCCCAACGCCAAACGACCGAAGCTGCGCTGGATCCTGCCCGGAAGCCTGGTCGCCGTAGCCTTGTGGATCATCGCCTCCGGCGCGTTCGCCCTCTACGTCGCCAACTTCAGCAGCCTCAACAGCACCTACGGCAGCATCGGAGCCGTGATCCTCTTCCTCCTCTGGCTGTGGGTCTCCAACGTCGCGATCCTGCTGGGCCTGGAGTTCAACTTCGAGCTGGAACGCGGACGAGGCATCGCAGCCGGTCACCCACCCGAGGAAGAGCCCCACCCCGAACCCCGCGACACCCGCAAACCACCGCCCGACACCCCACACCATCACGACAGACCCCGTCACTGA